TTTACCATATCTTTCAGCTACAGCTGCTATGTGCTGTGTAGGTTCAAGTTGCACGCTTCCTTCATGTCCTGTAAAATACCGTGCAGACAGCTTTAAAGTAGTAGCTGTAAGTGATCAAACAGAAGAAGAAATTATTAAGGTAAAACAGGCATTATTAGAACACGGACCTATGGAAGTTGGTTATTATACTGCACGTGAGGATTATACAGATGTGAGTCGTAATGCAACTGTTATTGCAACAGCTTCTGTTGTCTTTATCAACCACGAAGCACTGCTAACTGGATGGGATGATAGCCTTGGAGTATGGATAGTTAGAAACAATTATGGAACTTCTTGGGGACGAAACGGCTATGGCTACATAAAGTATGGAAAAGCGGGTATTGAAAAGAATTTTGCTTATGTAACAGCAACAGTATTTGATCCTAACGACATTGTTTTAGCAGGCGATAACGGAACAGCACTTGGCTCAGAATCGTTTGGTAGCAATACTGCTTGGATGGGCATGCAGTGGACTGTTACTACACCGATTTACTTAAAGAGCGTTGAGTTTTGGACTGCTACTTTTAACAGCCAATACACTGTATATGTAGCACCTGGGAAAATTACAGAAGCAGGCGAGCCCATCTTTTCTACTTCTGGAACAGCACCAGAAATAGGATACTACAGCATACCAGTAGGCATGATTCCACTTGCCCCTGGTTATTGGAATGTGCAGATAAAGATTACATCTCCAGATAGTAGGTATGTTCTTCCAACAACTGGCAAACCTGAAATTTTACCCAATCTTAAACTCCAACCAGACACCGTATTTATACGCCGCTCAGACAATGCTCCGTGGGAAGATACGCTGAACATAGGCAATTCTAAGCCAATACGCATACGCTTAAACACTGCTGGAACTTATCCAGTGCTTGAACCTTCACCAACACCACTACCATTACCAACACCACAACCAAAGCCTACGCCAGAGCCAGAGCCAACACCTACTGTTAGTTTAGCTATCTTTGTTACTCCTTCTCAGGGTGGCACTGTAAAAACTGTTCCTTCTGAACCTTTTAGACAAGGACAGCAAGTGCAGTTAACAGCAATACCCAATGCTGGTTACCATTTTGTTTCATGGGAAGACGGAAGCACTAACCCTATTCGCATACTAACCTTAAACAGTTCAGCTACTGTAACTGCAAAGTTTGAAGCTGATGCAGACAAAGAATATGAAATTGTTTACTCAGACAACTTAGGAAACAGCTGGACAAAAACAGTAACAGAAGGCGACACAATTACCATACCTTTACAACGGACTGACGGCTGGACATTAAAAAGCGTCACAATAAATGGACAGCTTTCAGGAGTAAAAGATTCTTTAACGCTGTCTAACATTCATTCTGACTTTAACGTTGTTGTTAAGTATGTGCTAAAGCACAATATATCTTTGCAAGTTGGTTCAAAGGAAATGCTTCATAACCTGTCTCCTATTCAGTTAGATGCACCACCTATCATAGTAAGCGATAGGACACTTGTGCCTTTGCGTGCTATAGCAGAAGCATTTAATGCACAGGTAAACTGGAATCCTGATACAAAGCAGGTAACTGTAAAAATAGGCGATAAGACTATCTTGCTAACCATAGGTAATCCTAAAGCTTCAGTTAATGGGCAACCAGTTTACATAGACCCACAAAACCCACAGGTAGTTCCTATCATCTCCAATAGTAGAACGATGGTGCCGCTTAGGTTTATAGCAGAAACTATGGGTGCTACTGTTGAATGGGACCCTGTGTTTAAGAACATATACATTAGCTACGAAGAAGAACCTTAAGGACAGAAAGCGTAAAAGAGAGAGACATGGAGCTCAACTATTACGTTTCCATGTCTCTCTTCGGTTTTATTTTCTTTTGCTGTTACGGCATTGAGCTGAACACACTACCGGTTACTACTATCCAAGAGCTTAGCAGCGTCACCATGGTTGTTGCACACGCTTGCTTTAGTCCACATTAGAACATATGGTGAGCTACTGCAAGCGGTTTTACCAGGTGTAATAGCCACACAGAGCTACCCTTTTTAAGCATCCTTCTTCTTCAGAAGCATTAAAATATGAATAGGGGCATAAGCCCTAGTTTTGATAGAGGGAGGTTTTGGAGGTGAGGAAAGGTTTTAAACAGCTTAGCAGTGCTATAAGCCTGCTCTTGGTTCTCCTTTTGCTTATCCCACTCACAAATTCGTACGCTTCTGCTAATTCGAATGTGAACACGCAAACATTGGATCGTATTAAACAAGCTTACGACATTGCTGGTGTTACCACGCTTTGGAATATGGGTCTTACAGGTTCAGGTATGAAAATTGGTATCATCGATGATGGAATAGATTATAAAGTTCCAGACTTAGGTGGTTGTTTAGGTAGCGGTTGTAAAGTAGCTGGAGGCTGGAACTTTGACGAAAACTCACCAGACATCATGCCCCGAAACCGTGATTATTCTCATGGAACACTTCTTAGTGGACAGATGGTCGCTAATGGCAGTATGAAAGGTGTAGCATACGAAGCCACTATTTACGGCTATTCAGGACAATCGTTCCCAGATGTAGGCTTTAAAGGGTTAGAGCGTGCCATAGAAGATAAAATAGACTACTTAAACTTTTCCTCTGGTTTTACTGTAGGAGGTAGAGAACCCAACTACACAAGAGAGTTTACAGACCCTTACTTTAAGTCTTTGTATGAAAAAGCAGAAAAACAAGGCATGGTAATTTTTGTATCACCAGGGAACTTTGGTAGTGCCCTTTTAGAAGATGCACGCCATTACTTCTTACACTTCCGTGGTGGCACGTTCTTTTCACCAGTAGGCGAGCGTGTAGCTGAACCTACTACGCTTTCTATAGGTGCTTACGATGTATTTGCAAATGGTGGTGAAGTTGCAGAATACTCTTCCATAGGTCCGAGCTTAAATGGAGAAATACAGCCTGACTTGCTTGGCTACGTTGGTTATCCAGCTACGTTCATGCGGTATTACAACATGTTTGGTGGCACTTCTTGTTCAGCACCTTTTGCTGGTGCTGTAGCTACACTGGTTAAGCAGGCACACAAAGATTGGACTGCTGAACAAGTTAGAGCTTCTCTTATGAATACAGCAAGCGTCTTATACAACAAAGTTACTGGTGAACCTATAAGCGTAATGATACAAGGTTCAGGCTTGATTGATGGAGTAGCTGCTGTAAAAACACCTGCTTTGATAACTCCTTATGAAATAGATATGACTGCTACAGGCTTGC
The genomic region above belongs to Coprothermobacter proteolyticus DSM 5265 and contains:
- a CDS encoding stalk domain-containing protein, producing the protein MKLKGLRKLSSAVLVALMLLITPVSLPATNPQVLANTVETATVPQLPLKFEQLPTRFNWADYGIVPEGRDQSPYGTCWAFGLTGAFESVIALQYHEKVDLSEAWLVRATGKLAPVMITSTSPCALREEGNTKWAAAEALIRVGQASEDCLPYLSATAAMCCVGSSCTLPSCPVKYRADSFKVVAVSDQTEEEIIKVKQALLEHGPMEVGYYTAREDYTDVSRNATVIATASVVFINHEALLTGWDDSLGVWIVRNNYGTSWGRNGYGYIKYGKAGIEKNFAYVTATVFDPNDIVLAGDNGTALGSESFGSNTAWMGMQWTVTTPIYLKSVEFWTATFNSQYTVYVAPGKITEAGEPIFSTSGTAPEIGYYSIPVGMIPLAPGYWNVQIKITSPDSRYVLPTTGKPEILPNLKLQPDTVFIRRSDNAPWEDTLNIGNSKPIRIRLNTAGTYPVLEPSPTPLPLPTPQPKPTPEPEPTPTVSLAIFVTPSQGGTVKTVPSEPFRQGQQVQLTAIPNAGYHFVSWEDGSTNPIRILTLNSSATVTAKFEADADKEYEIVYSDNLGNSWTKTVTEGDTITIPLQRTDGWTLKSVTINGQLSGVKDSLTLSNIHSDFNVVVKYVLKHNISLQVGSKEMLHNLSPIQLDAPPIIVSDRTLVPLRAIAEAFNAQVNWNPDTKQVTVKIGDKTILLTIGNPKASVNGQPVYIDPQNPQVVPIISNSRTMVPLRFIAETMGATVEWDPVFKNIYISYEEEP